The Methylomonas montana genome has a window encoding:
- a CDS encoding M48 metallopeptidase family protein, which translates to MRPLKYLAGYAPNITGQVHRLIDSDKLAAVLLKKYPSPHDIKTDKALYLYVMDLKNQFLRQSNPLSKVVYDDKIDVLHQALGLHSIVSRVQGSNLKSKNEIRIGSIFKIAPAEFLKMIVVHELAHLREKQHNKAFYKLCEHMEPDYHQLEFDMRLYLTYLDLGGTLY; encoded by the coding sequence ATGCGCCCTCTAAAATACCTTGCCGGCTATGCGCCCAACATCACCGGGCAAGTGCACCGGCTTATCGATAGCGATAAACTGGCTGCGGTACTGCTGAAAAAATACCCTTCGCCTCATGACATAAAGACCGATAAAGCACTTTACCTTTATGTGATGGACCTTAAAAATCAATTTCTGCGTCAATCCAATCCGCTCAGCAAAGTCGTTTACGACGACAAAATCGATGTGTTGCATCAGGCCTTGGGATTACATTCGATTGTATCCAGGGTTCAGGGCAGCAATTTAAAATCGAAAAATGAAATCCGCATCGGATCGATCTTTAAAATTGCGCCAGCCGAATTCTTAAAAATGATCGTCGTGCACGAACTGGCGCATTTGCGGGAGAAACAGCACAACAAGGCCTTTTATAAACTATGCGAGCACATGGAGCCGGATTACCACCAATTGGAGTTCGATATGCGGCTTTATCTGACTTACCTTGATTTGGGCGGAACGCTTTATTAG
- a CDS encoding CBS domain-containing protein, giving the protein MHVAELMTTKVFTVEPHDLIDRVFFLIHYEKIRHLPVVEKGKLVGIVSDRDLYKALGPKSNSNAVETSKDNTQLHVVSQKVVHIMHRGVYTVTPETPASEAAAMMAEHRVGALPVVEKDKLVGILSATDILRVFAKLERAHENLEKQIKEGAAHG; this is encoded by the coding sequence ATGCATGTCGCAGAGTTGATGACTACCAAAGTATTTACCGTGGAGCCACACGATCTGATCGATCGGGTGTTTTTTTTAATTCATTACGAGAAAATTCGTCATCTACCCGTGGTCGAAAAGGGCAAACTGGTCGGTATCGTCTCCGATCGTGATTTGTACAAGGCCTTGGGACCCAAAAGCAATTCCAACGCGGTGGAGACCAGTAAGGACAACACGCAACTGCATGTCGTCTCGCAAAAAGTCGTCCATATCATGCATCGCGGCGTTTACACCGTCACCCCGGAAACGCCCGCATCGGAAGCGGCGGCGATGATGGCCGAACATCGGGTCGGTGCGCTACCCGTGGTGGAAAAGGACAAATTGGTAGGTATTTTGTCAGCCACCGATATCCTCAGGGTATTTGCCAAGTTGGAACGCGCACACGAAAATTTGGAAAAACAGATCAAAGAAGGCGCCGCACACGGCTAA